A stretch of the Vigna radiata var. radiata cultivar VC1973A chromosome 7, Vradiata_ver6, whole genome shotgun sequence genome encodes the following:
- the LOC106767446 gene encoding thaumatin-like protein 1b — MFPFSHSSHQSIVFLLIHAFIGVGVSATTFTFVNKCDHTVWPGILGKPDLGTSGFELKRGSTRTFDAPPGWSGRFWGRTGCQFDDSGHGNCATGDCGSGEVLCNGNGATPPATLAEFTLGSGSPDYYDVSLVDGYNLPMMVESSGGSGSCATTGCGADLNRRCPAELRVEGGDACQSACRAFGKPEFCCSGAFNSPSACAPSMYSEIFKNACPKSYSYAFDDATSTFTCTAADYTVTFCPSSSPSLKSLMESGPGSSVEQAAVATTSWIANLATGDSSRRKPFSASKSAFFVSVTFILSYLVS, encoded by the exons ATGTTTCCCTTCTCACATTCTTCTCATCAATCCATCGTTTTCCTACTTATTCATGCTTTCATAG GGGTGGGAGTTTCGGCGACAACATTCACATTCGTCAACAAGTGCGACCACACAGTGTGGCCGGGGATTCTAGGAAAGCCGGACCTCGGAACATCCGGTTTCGAGCTCAAAAGGGGAAGCACGCGAACCTTCGACGCGCCACCGGGTTGGTCGGGGCGTTTCTGGGGCAGAACCGGTTGCCAGTTCGACGACTCGGGCCACGGAAACTGCGCCACGGGCGACTGCGGCTCTGGCGAGGTACTCTGCAACGGAAACGGCGCCACGCCGCCGGCTACACTTGCCGAGTTCACTCTTGGGTCAGGGTCTCCGGACTACTACGACGTCAGCCTCGTCGACGGTTACAACCTCCCGATGATGGTGGAATCAAGCGGCGGCTCCGGCTCGTGCGCCACCACCGGTTGCGGGGCGGACCTAAACCGACGGTGCCCAGCGGAGCTGAGGGTTGAAGGCGGCGACGCGTGCCAGAGCGCGTGTCGCGCGTTCGGGAAACCGGAGTTTTGCTGCAGCGGCGCGTTTAATTCACCGTCGGCATGCGCGCCTTCGATGTACTCGGAGATTTTTAAGAACGCGTGCCCCAAATCTTATAGCTACGCTTTTGATGATGCTACCAGCACTTTTACTTGCACCGCAGCGGATTACACTGTCACATTCtgtccttcttcttctccaaG TTTGAAGTCTTTGATGGAATCGGGGCCAGGATCATCAGTGGAACAGGCAGCAGTGGCTACTACTTCATGGATAGCGAATTTGGCTACAGGGGATTCGAGCAGAAGGAAACCATTTTCAGCTTCCAAGTCTGCATTTTTTGTTTCTGTCACTTTCATTCTTTCCTATTTAGTCTCATAG
- the LOC106769018 gene encoding calmodulin-lysine N-methyltransferase: MDNTANVKASSLRWKILRRALLSRSTPPDSEEQSQIIIKRISRRTSHGFNLIPSHVIDHEHHPNKREGSSTRDARVCYTLPISDAPQLFLTQRVDSGADLDDFEICNRYNIDNTGLVCNWPSEDVLAHYCLSHADIFRSKKVIELGSGYGLAGFVIAAATGASEVVISDGNPQVVDYTQRNIEANAGAFGDTVVKSMTLHWNQEDITNLADTFDIIIASDCTFFKDFHRDLARIVKHLLSKAGSSVAILLSPKRGNSLDLFLEVAKENGLRFSVTENYDQEVWKRHEGFLNEDRDSWPSYEKGHSYPLLIRITL, from the exons ATGGACAACACAGCGAACGTCAAAGCTTCCTCTTTGAGATGGAAAATTCTTCGTCGCGCGCTTCTCTCACGCTCCACTCCGCCAGACTCAG AAGAACaatctcaaattattattaagcGCATTTCGAGAAGGACCAGCCATGGATTCAACTTGATACCCTCACATGTAATCGACCACGAACATCACCCGAACAAACGCGAAGGTTCTTCCACCAGAGACGCTCGCGTCTGTTACACTTTACCTATCTCTGACGCTCCTCAACTCTTTCTGAC ACAAAGAGTGGACAGCGGTGCTGACCTTGATGATTTTGAAATATGCAACAGATACAACATTGACAATACGGGGCTCGTTT GTAATTGGCCTTCAGAAGATGTTCTTGCTCACTATTGCTTGTCACATGCAGATATATTCAG gTCTAAAAAGGTTATTGAGCTTGGTTCTGGCTATGGATTGGCTGGATTTGTTATTGCAGCTGCTACAGGGGCATCCGAGGTTGTAATCTCAGATGGAAATCCACAAGTAGTTGATT ATACTCAGCGTAATATTGAAGCCAACGCTGGAGCATTTGGGGATACAGTTGTGAAGTCTATGACTCTTCACTGGAATCAGGAGGATATTACTAATTTAGCGGACACGTTTGATATCATCATTGCGAGTGACTG CACTTTCTTTAAGGATTTCCACAGAGACCTTGCTCGTATTGTCAAACATTTATTATCAAAAGCCGGATCTTCTGTGGCTATACTTTTAAGTCCAAAAAGAGGCAACTCGTTGGACCTGTTCTTGGAGGTGGCCAAGGAAAATGGCTTACGTTTCAGTGTAACGGAGAACTATGACCAAGAAGTCTGGAAACGTCATGAGGGATTCTTGAATGAAGACAGGGACTCTTGGCCCAGTTATGAGAAAGGTCACAGCTATCCACTCTTAATCAGAATTACCCTTTGA